The genomic region agacaacaagtttaggttgagagcccttattctaaatctaaatttattaaaacaaattctcgagtttgggggtcaactgtccaccattgctacattGATATTCGCAGtgctacatgtgctgctcaatagctcggcactgttgaaccctatctagtcatatcattcacactcacgtcaatacacagatctgcatccttttgcaatgcactgttttcaaggatgcagaagacccctaaaaagtttatgatgcatttaacacaactcGGTATTGTCTTGTCAAGTTCATGTCAGATGAAACACAAGCATGCTAAATACTCTTCACATGAATACTGCTCAGCTGAATAGTCATGGCAGTACACTGCAACTACTGCCCAGAATAAGAGAATCTCACtatgacattgggaacatttgaacaaaaaattcgtatcgtggttttccagcctgtattgacatgacaagcctgaatatgttaaattttattattgaatacacagtggaatgaggttataaatgtaccacaattcttttcttattcctacaccactaactttgtaggttgagtaagctatgagtcgcaacgcctgaacatcatctcgtacacgtagaaacaagtttcaatctacttcaacaaatgaattatcacaagttccagcagatcaacaactacaaacatacacagaccactatggaggaaaatgggttggaaagaagagagatttcgttaatatgccaatatacacgtacgagagtcttggaagcgttggccacatcatggtcagcaaacctacaaaactaagtacagataccaccgcAATGGAGTTCACCGTAGCAGAACTACCACggtcaaccctatacgagaagaggtgtgagttggaggtgtattgtcgatggcacgggttacgagttcctaaggcacgctcagccgagttacctagagataagcctgccaacatacttgctcgccttgaacaagagaacaatcaaatgcaaaggcggctagaccgttttcatgcagtccaaaaagctaagaagcatctaaaggggaaggcgcaagagcgagccatgaagtctattaatgaaattactgcgtTACATGATGAAAGTGatatttcagacttctcagattcaagcaatgatgatttccaaaaatttctacctacgaacattcaacgttgttgttgatgtctacacgttttgtgcaatacaaaatgttgttgttaatgtctggCAAATGATAATTATGTACGtgcaatttttgcaaatctaaagatgaaTTGTTCATTGCTTTTGGCTAAGTTTGTATGAAAtcacttgctcattttttcTCTGTTGTTCGTTGTTGGTATAGAATGAAAAGGTgtacttgtattagtgtttTCAAGAATTATAAGTACTTGGTGAAAATTATGGTCTGAACTCACATAATATACACATCTACGTCATCAGATTCAACACACAATGACTTGGGCACTGCATATTCATGTGGCTCAGGAACCTCAGATTTTGTTTCAGATTCAACACACAATGTCATACTCCTCCCTCACCCTTTTTTCTTGAAACTTGTCTCTATtttatccttcttctttttttgcgaGATTATGCTAATCTCATtagtttccttttcttttgtacaAGCTCAACATcttactatttcttttttatatgtgAAAGAGGTAATGCATCCACAAGAAGCGTTTTTATATTATAACAAACATGAAACTAGAAAACAAGAAGTTTGATATAAtaacactcaacaaacacataagCTCTGAAAACAACTAAAGGACAGAATTGTCTCCACAAATATGTTACAGTCATGGAACTAATAGGCAGCAAGTTTGATATTATCTACAACATGACGTTACTACTGAATAGCTAGCGAACGACAATGTCATGTTCGTAGAGTTATTTTGATTAATTCATAACATTACTCTAAATATTCATCAACTAATAGTTTAAAAAGAAGCTCGAGAGGAAGAATCAGTTCCTGTAGTCCTGATAATGCTGGATTCTTTTAACAAATCAAATGAAGTGAAAGAATGAGGGAGGAGTATGACATTCATTTCTGTGCCATCATCTTCAAGTAGAGTCTTGGTTGGTGTTACCTGCATATAATGgaagtaaaaacaaaattaaggtCGGCAAAATTTTACCCGCAGCATATTTACAACACTATtgttggcaaaaaaaaaaatgctgggAGGTCCTTGAGAGAACCCCATGTAGAATTAGGATCACCCCTAGCAAACTCAATACCATCAAGGGCTTCCTGTAATCAAGGCAAACATGATCAAAGAATGCCatatgaaaaagaaatcaatatttttagcaCCGAACAGTGAGGCTGGATTTGATGAATGGGGGAAATGCCAGTagcaagaaaattttattttctgtcCTCTCGGTTAACAAGTTATTAGTGAAATAACGGCAGTGAATTAGCAAGTCTACCATACTTTATCCCACATATAGCAAGGGGAAGAATTAATCATTCTTAATGTCAAACCTGAAGCATAGCTGCTTAGATATGTTCACCATAAGAATTATACCAATAAAGGGAAGGGGAGATCATATACAATGAATTGATACAACTCCTCCTATCTGCATTAAGAGCTCAATTCACAGATACATGGTgaacaaataaattttctttaaaagaacAAGAAACTCCTATATAGGTCAATAGCTTGCAAGGTTTCCCCTAAATGCTGCCTCACCTATTCTACCTCTACTATAGTgaacaaataaattttctttaaaaaaaaaatctcctatcTGTCAAATAGCTCACAATTTTTCCCGTAAATGCCACCTCATCTATTGCTGCACCTGCCACACCCTACTTGGTTTCTGAAGAGACATTAATGTCCACAGAATTTGAATGGAAATTTTGAGCTTAAGGTCCAGAACAGAATGAGAACAAAGCGAATGACAAAAGAGCGAATAGACAAAAGAGGAAAATTGACCTTGTTAAAGAGAATGTCCTTATTGTTTATGTGCATAATGCCATCCTTCACCCCTAATTTCCACCTGCTCTTGGTACGCGTCACCTACCCAACCCAAACACataatgtatttaatgaaaCATGCGATAATCACAAGATTAAATATAGTAGCCCAATATAGTTTAGACATCAATTGTACATGATCACTAATAAATTACCTTATCAAACTGTGCCAAAACTAAATGCTGTGTGTTTTGCTCCTCTACTTGGTCCACATCgtcaaaatcatcatcatcattttcgTTTAATGGGGGCtcgtcatcatcatcctctCCAACATCATTATGAGCAACCACAGCAGGAGTACCTGCCAGTACATctgaaataaacaaataagaGGTAGCTCAAACATCAGAAAGAGACACTTATGCTCACCAATTTTATCCATttcaaagttaaaaaatttataatcatAATCTTTAGTACACATTCACAAGATTTACCATTAGGAGCTAGTGTGTTTGCTATGTTGTAGTCTTCATTGAAAACTCCTTCATAATTGTATATCTGTAGGATGAGAGGGCACAAGAGAACAACAGATggtgataaatttttataaaaaaaatagtaagtaaaaaatttgatattttagatATTTAGGAAGGAGAGACCCTGCACACCATATTTCATAATTATGGTAAAAGGCACATGCAAAATTAGtgcttttttgaaaatttttataccCAAGGGAATTTTTATACTAACTGAATGATCCATTTATCCTACCTTTCGAAAAATTCTGAAATATTCACCTACACTACCTCATAATATACATTTCGGGGTGCCATTAATCAATTGGAATTAAATGTGTTCATACATGATCAATATTCATAAACCACCATAATCCCTATTGTCCAATAgggcaacaacaacaactccTTAAATATTCCCTCTGTCCCATATTGTTGGTCCTCTATTCCATTTCAGGATACCCCAAAATATGGTTCTCTTTGAAAAGTCAATGAATACACTATAAATGACTTTCCcaacctttttttatataagaaatggtattttattatgaaatagaTACTTTATGCACAAAATAATGGACAAAAAGTAGCCTAaaagaattggaaaaaaaaaacaggaaaaGAGAGTAAatctcataagtcataacttACTCTTAACTGTTTTTTAAAAGTCCATACCCCTCTTCCACTTGAGTTAAATTAAGAGTGGTTAAAGCAGGTGCACAACTATAGCATATTTCAAtagtttattttgtattttcattggataatgttatattttaagtttttatttgtttagctTGAGTCATGATAGGGATTAAATATCATGTTCTTAGATAGGGACTAGTTTAGCATTTGGATTAGTATTTGAGTTCAGCTACGATTAGTTGTTCTTTATCACTTTATTTCCTGGAAGCTCTATAAAGCTCTATCTggtttattttgtatttagacTAATTGTTAATCAAAAATTTCTTTGTGAAAATGCTTTTGCATTTGGTGGTGATTCTAGGTGGTGAAGGCTTAGGTTACCATGGGACTGTtctaggtggtgaagcctaGGTTGTCCCACATCAATGGTAGGTTTGGAAGCTTATACCTTTTTA from Castanea sativa cultivar Marrone di Chiusa Pesio chromosome 11, ASM4071231v1 harbors:
- the LOC142616707 gene encoding uncharacterized protein LOC142616707, which produces MKATTGSKIEIARRRDCKEGGRSDSRLEEGRKRLHDEVAAQLENEKEAAIIEARQKEIYNYEGVFNEDYNIANTLAPNDVLAGTPAVVAHNDVGEDDDDEPPLNENDDDDFDDVDQVEEQNTQHLVLAQFDKVTRTKSRWKLGVKDGIMHINNKDILFNKVTPTKTLLEDDGTEMNVILLPHSFTSFDLLKESSIIRTTGTDSSSRASF